The following is a genomic window from Malus sylvestris chromosome 7, drMalSylv7.2, whole genome shotgun sequence.
TTTTCCTGCACCTCCGCTGGTGTTAAGCGTTTGAAAGGCCCATGGGGCAGAGGAGGTTGCTTTGTGGTGGTGGTAGGGGTGGGTAATGGCGGGGAAATGTGGGACGAGCAGAACGTTTGGCTtggagttttgattcaaaaattcTGGCCAATTTTTTAGCTTGATGTAATGAGTCCGGTTCAAGGACGAGGACGTCATGGTGGAtgtcctctttctttttttttctttttttttgaaaggCTGTGGATGTCCTCTTTCAGGCCGCCTAAGAACACATGTTTCAATTGGTTTTCTGTCCAATCCGTGACCCGGCAAGAGAACCTTGTGAAATCTGCCAAATAATCATCAACGAAGGTCTTTTGCTGGATATGTGTGAGTTGGGATTCGATGGTGGCACTATCACCGCCCCCGAATCATTGGAGTAACATCTCCACAAAAAGGCTCCAGTTTTCACGCCCATACCGTTGCTCAAAGCCTCTCATCCAGATGGAGTCATCAGCTCCAAAATTGCACGCAGCCACGAGTACCCATTGATGGGGGGGACCTCATATTAGTCAAGGTAGCGTTCTGCCATGGCTAGCCAGCCATAAGGATCCTCACCATTAAATCTTGGCAGTTCCATTTTCATAGTTTTAAATTGGGAATGGGGATTCTGGAGAGGTGAGGTTGGTAATATGGGTGGAGTGGGGGGTGATGAGTTGGGGGTTGTGGACGGTAGGATGGGTCGAGAAGGAAGAGGGTGTATGTGGTGAGAAGAGTGAGGAAGAGGCGTAGAGAGGGTGGGTAGGGTTGGTTCGGCTTGGTGTGGTGGTTGTAACTGGGGTGGGTCGCGTGGTGGTATAGGTGGGAGGGGGGCCTAGGTGTGGGGAATGTGAGTGGGAAAAGCCGAGGCTTGATGGTTGAGCACTGGGAGGTGCAAAAAGTGAGCGAAATGAGGGGGATGAGCTAGGGTTAAAAGGGTGGTGACCTAAGGGTGAAGGGTTCTGATGTGGGGGGTGAAGGGGTTGAAGATAAGGTGGCTGTGTGGTGAGTGACGGTGTGGGTGGTTGTTTGGGGGATGAGGAACTCGATTTGAGGAGTCTGAGTTCGTCAAGGAGAAGGGATTGGAACACTGCAAACTGGGATGTCATGTTGTTTTGAAAAGCTGTGTTGGATGAGTTCAAGGTATCAATAGATTTCTGGAGGTGTGTTTGCTACGTTTCCAGGGCAGAAATGGACTCACCCAAGTCGTCAACTTGCGTACACAGGTGTTCTTAACGAACATCGGCCACCGTAGCCACGGCATCTGGATCTGGGGTGGCGGAATGTGTGTTTTTTCCCATCGAATCGACGGGCTCTGATACCAGTTGGTACGCCCAATTGGATTCAGATGGCTACAAAAAGGGAAACTTGACAGAATCAGTGCAgaaattagagagaaaaggggaaAATGAGAAGTTGAGGAAAAGAGACAGATTTCATTCAATCATTCATAAATAATGGAGCCTATATATCTTTCCATTTAAACACATATCGGTTCTTTAGAACAACGAAAAAGCATCACACATTGAACCGAGGAATCAATATCTTTATTTTTACGTTCATATACTTCTCAACATATTATGCAAGGATCTTCAGGCcttatttttgtttcctttccaGAAAGCTGGGACTACCTACCATAAACCAAAACTGAACATGGTGAATCTGCGTCAAAACGTGCTGCTTCCGGCAAAGCTTAGGGTAACACTTGGAAAGACGAGACCCGTCATGGTGTCACTGTGGTCATGTGATGACTGTGGGCTTCTCCCTTCCAGTGAATTCCTTCAGCTTCGATACAGACAATGCCAAATCTAAAGCGTAACCAGAAAAGGAGTAATAAGTAACAATGTATGTAAGGCTTTGTTATAGAAACAACAGAAAAACTAACCTATCAATGGCTTTAGTGCCGTTTGGGCATCCACGTCATGTTTAGAGGCATCTGGTTCATATTGTTCAATGTAAATTCGAACAGTTGCTCCTGCTGAACCCGTTCCCTATACAGATATATGAAATTGTAAGATACTTctattctgttgaagatttaagTCCCGAAGATTAAAGTATAAATAAGTCATCAAAATAGGTAAAGAAAGAAAGTTTATTACTGATAAGCGATATATGATCCTTGATCCATCTGTAAAAACAAACCGAACACCTTGCTTTGAAGCCACACTTCCATCAACCTGCAAAATTGTATGAGATTGGATTTAAACAGGATGACCTAGCAAACTATTCATTTGCTTGAAGTCAAATTTGAGGAAGGAGAACATGTAATGGAACTTACAGGATCAGTGTACGTAAAGTCATCAGCAAATTGGAGAATGTAATTTCCTGTGGGATGATAACTTTCAGCCTCCAAGATCACGATAGTATCAAGAAAAGAGAGGTACAAACTTACCATACTTGTCACCGGTCTTGCTGCTAGAGATCAATTCTCGAAGATAATCTATCATTTTGTTGGCACCTGCAGACTCGCATTCCTGGGTAAAGTATACACGACTAGAGAAAGCACGAAGTTCCACAACTGAAACTGAAATACAGACTGATTATGCAAATATGATTTAGAATGCAGTTGTGATGCTCACTTCATAGTCATATCGAGAAAAGAAATTTCTTCCATAGGTTGCCCAGTGTTTCTTCACGACGTCTGCAACAGAGACCAACTTCTCCCCAGGTTTTTTGTCTTTGTTACGATATGCAATGATTGAAAGCCAAGCTAAAACTGCCCTGTCATTGGTAAATACTTGAGTCATTTTACTCAAGTGACCATTATTTTTCTTAACACCAAAAGAAGTGATAATCGATCGTGTGATAGAATGGGGAAAATATTTTTAGCTATGAAAATAAGAAGTTGAAGAGTCAGGCATACAAATAGAAAAATACAGAAACAAAGTATAAACGACTATATAGAAatagaacaacaacaacaacaacaacaaagccttttcccactaagtggggtcggctatatgaatcctagaacgccattgcgctcggttttgtgtcatgccctccgttagatccaagtactctaagtcttttcttagagtctcttccaaagttttcctaggtcttcctctaccccttcggccctgaacctctgtcccgtagtcacatcttcgaaccggagcgtcagtcggccttctttgcacatgtccaaatcaccagagccgattttctctcatctttcctacaatttcggctactcctactttacctcggatatcctcattcccaatcttatcctttctcgtgtgcccacacatcccacgaagcatcctcatctccgctacacccattttgtgtacgtgttgatgcttcaccacccaacattctctgccatacaacatcgctggccttattgccgtcctataaaatttttccttgagattcagtggcctacgacggtcacacaacacgccggatgcactctttccatccaactcgtattctatggttgagatctccatctaattctccgttctcttgcaagatagatcctaggtaacgaaaacggtcgctttttgtgatctcgctagattgctccggtcattagtgtggataagtatataaatggatagagataggaaagcaaacacaagatgtacgtggttcacccagattggctacgtccacggaatagaagagttctcattaattgtgaagggtttacacaagtacataggttcaagctctcctttagtgagtacgagtgaatgatttagtacaaatgacattaggaaatattgtgggagaatgatctcgtaatcacgaaacttctaagtatcggagtgtggtgtcgtcttgacttgccttatctgtctcataggtagatgtggcatcttctctggaagtactcttcctccatccaggggtggtatctttaactggtggagatgcacaaggtaatgtatcaatttcacttgaagcttacttgtagtttcaggcttggtcaagcgcgatacaaaccatgtagtaggagtcccccaagtcgccgagctagggggtctgctgaaagaggtgacagacaaggtaagcaatcagagctccgactgattgttcacattctccccatcttgcagcagcatgaaggataaagagaagaaaaatgagaagagatgatatgagatacttttgcttttgaagaagtaactttccacaggcttattcttgaactgagctggagggttttctggtttcctccagagtataaggccgactgaagaatttgagggtcaaaacaagtccatcaaatctagagtacgttcgaccctgctgatatgggatacttttgcttttgacagagtaatggatgtatcggcacgtgtgctgttacgcttgtctccacatgcttccttgtatccttcgcacttgccctatctgttcctcaagcagatgcggaatcttccctggaaacataagatgatgaagatgagtactcgagagcaatgccaggtaagtaatcaggtaaggggttccaggcagtcagttcctggctggaagcttgattccaagtgctgacatattgctctctttctccttgtcttgcaggtaaaaacaaggccaaaagaaaaaacagggaaaaagcatgatatgggatactcttgcttttaaccctgatgatatgagatattcttgctctagtatagcttgtttgcagaggtattatcggggggaaagaaagctgaatatttcgaaaggctttgttgggagtgccctctcagatatgatgaagggttgagcatttttgcaggtctgcctgtccgttgggatggaggtcgacatatataggagtctccctaacaacaagtagtaatgctattcctttaccctgcttggtcatagcacggtagtgggagctgccagtttcacatgttttaactctgtcagagcactttgaaaaagtggtctgtggtatctggctctcgagattcggagaacgatgcctcttcgatttttgagaaagcaatcatgctgggggtctgactctcgagattcggagagcagtgtctcttcgatttttgaggaagtaatcatgttgggagtctggctctcgagattcggaaggcggtgcctcttcgattttggagcaagcaatcttgttgggagtgttgtctcgaatgtgagtaaaggttggacatgtttgctagtctaccttgccacgaagcacaaaggttgacacacagggactttccaattatccagcaatggtactgttcctttaccctctcttcgattttgagaaagtagtcatgttgggagtctggctctcgagattcggaggacggtgcatcttcgattttggagcaagcaatcttgttgggactgttttctcgaatgtgagtaaaggttgggcatgtttgctagtctaccttgccacgaagcacagaggttgacacacagggactttccaattatccagcagtggtactgttcctttacccttgtgggtaataatatggtagctagaccttcaaaatttatgtgtctaaactttgttagtgctgtttctttgctattcttttacctttcttggtcagagcgatgtagtgggagctgcaagcttcacgtgctcaactttggcagagaactttggcaaagtgatctgtggtacccatgagttattgttgcgtgtgggaagtgggtgattgaacagtaagattcatgtgctttctacttcaccagaagtcttcgacagaatgcccataatttctgcaaagctgagtgtgcgtgtgacaggtgctgacaaggctagaaaagtagatgcctcttcgatttctgagatcggccctcgtggtatctgagcagcccagcttttgagaaagcgagcgcctcttcgattgattcggagaacggtgcctcaccgatttttgagaaagcaatcatgctgggggtctggctctcgagattcggggagcagtgtctcttcgattttttagaaagtaatcatgttgggagagtggctctcgagattcggagggcggtgcctcttcgattttggagcaagcaatcttgttgggagtgttttctcgaatgtgagtaaaggttgggcatgtttgctagtctaccttgccacgaagcacagaggttgacacacagggactttccaattatccagcaatggtactgttcctttaccatctcttcgatttttaagaaagtagtcatgttgggagtctggctctttagattcggaggacggtgcctcttcgattttggagcaagcaatcttattgggagtgttttctcgaatgtgagtaaaggttgggcatgtttgctagtctaccttgccacgaagcacagaggttgacatacatggactttccaattatccagcagtggtactgttcctttacccttgtgggtaataatatggtagctagaccttcaaaatttatgggtctaaactttgttagtgctgtttctttgctattcttttacccttcttggtcagagcgatgtagtgggagctgcaagcttcacgtgctcaactttggcagagaactttggcaaagttatctgtggtacccatgagctattgttgcgtgtgggaagtgggtgattgaacagtaagattcatgtgttttctacttccccagaagtctttgacagaatgcccataatttccgcaaagctgagtgtgcgtgtgacaggtgctgacaaggctggaaaagtaggtgcctcttcgatttctgagatcggccctcgtggtctctagggagcccagcttttgagaaagcgagcgcctcttcgatttctgagatcggccttcgtggtctttgagcagcccaacttttgagaaagcaaacggctcttcgatttctgagatcaaccctcgtgatctctaagcagcccaacttttgagaaagcaaacgcctcttcgatttctgagcaggcgcctctttgatttctgaagctccgtcgagtgcagatttttatagaggctggcattaagttccaaagcacacttgaatctccaccagtagaagcttcattcttgcacttctaagatcttgatttgtccgacctcttctctcttcaacacctttgaaaatgtctggcccctccgaccgtcgttttgacttgaaccttgttgaagaggcagccccgccttctccagacaacatatggcgcccatccttcgtctcctcaactggtcctcttaccgttggggattccgtgatgaagaatgatatgaccgctgcggtggtggccaggaaccttctcactcccaaagataacagactactttccaaacggtctgatgagttagctgttaaggattcgctggctctcagtgttcagtgtgcaggttctgtgtctaatatggcccaacgcctatttgctcgaacccgccaagttgaatcattggcggctgaagtgatgagtctcaaacaggagattagagggctcaagcatgagaataaacagttgcaccggctcgcacatgactatgctacaaacatgaagaggaagcttgaccagatgaaggaaactgatggtcaggttttacttgatcatcagagatttgtgggtttgttccaaaggcatttattgccttcgtcttctggggctgtaccgcgtaatgaagctccaaatgatcaacctctgatgcctcctccttctagggttctgtccagtactgaggctccaaatgatccccctccggtgccttctctttctggggctctaccgactgctgagacttctcctaagcaacctttgtgaaggctccctcttgtgtgtttattttgactcatgtatatgtacatatttgtagcttatcggggatatcaataaataagctttccttcatttcaacgtattgtgttaaatacaccaaagccttcttcgctaagttctttgaattttcttttgttgaagcttgtatgttgaagctttctgagtggagcatgtaggttggggtagtgttcccttaagttcccgagtgaggaaaacttcttggttggagacttggaaaatccaagtcactgagtgggatcggctatatgaatcttagaacgccattgtgctcgatcctgtgtcatgtccttcgttagatccaagtactctaagtcttttcttagagtctcttccaaagttttcctaggtcttcctctaccccttcggccctgaacctctgtcccatagtcgcatcttctaatcggagcgtcagtaggccttctttgcacatgtccaaaccaccgtaaccgattttctctcatctttccttcaatttcggctactcctactttaccccggatatcctcattcctaatcttatcctttctcgtgtgcccacacatccaacgaagcatcctcatctccgctacacccattttgtgtacgtgttgatgtttcaccgcccaacattctgtgccatacatcatcgccgaccttattgccgtcctataaaattttcccttgagcttcaatggcatacggcggtcacacaacacgccggatgcactcttccacttcatccatccagcttgtattctatggttgagatctccatctaattctccgttcttttgcaagatagatcctaggtaacgaaaacggtcgctctttggtatttcttgatctccgatcctcacccctaactcgttttggcctccatttgcactgaacttgctctccatatattctgtctttgatcggcttaggcgaagacctttagattccaacacttctctccaaaggttaagctttgcatttaccccttcctgagtttcatctatcaacactatatcgtctgcgaaaagcatacaccaaggaatatcatcttgaatatgtcctgttaactcatccattaccaacgcaaaaaggtaaggacttaaggatgagccttgatgtaatcctacagttatgggaaagctttcagtttgtccttcatgagttcttacggcagtctttgctccttcatacatatcctttatagcttggatatatgctactcgtactcctttcttctctaaaatcctccaaagaatgtctcttgggaccctatcatacgctttttccaaatctataaagaccatgtgtaaatcctttttcccatctctatatctttccatcaatcttcgtaagagatagattgcctccatggttgagcgccctggcatgaacccgaattggttgtccgaaacccgtgtctcttgcctcaatctatgctcaatgactctctcccagagcttcattgtatgactcattagcttaatacccctatagttcatgcaattttgtacgtcgcccttattcttgtagataggcaccaaagtgctcgttcgccactcatttggcatcttcttcgttttcaaaatcttattgaaaaggtcagtgagccatgttatacctgtctctcccaaaactttccacacttcgattggtatatcgtctgggcctattgcttttctatgcttcatcttcttcaaagctacaaccacttcttccttccagattcgacgataaaatgagtagtttctacactcttctgagttactcaactcccctaaagaagcactcctttcatgtccttcattgaaaagcttatgaaaataacctctccatctgtctttaaccgcgttctctgtagcaagaacctttccatcctcatccttgatgcacctcacttggtttaggtcccttgtcttcttttcccttgctctagctagtttatagatatccaactctccttctttggtatctagtcgtttatacatatcgtcgtaagccgctaacttagcttctctgacagctttcttggcctcttgcttcgcttttctatacctttcaccattttcatcggtcctctccttgtataaggctttacaacattccttcttagccttcacctttgtttgtacctcctcattccaccaccaagattccttttggtgtggggcaaagcccttggactctcctaatacctcttttgctacttttcggatacaactagccatggaatcccacatttggctagcttccccctctctatcccacacacattgggtgattaccttctctttgaaaatggcttgtttttcttcttttagattccaccatctagttcttgggcacttccaagtcttgttcttttgtcttactcttttgatatgtacatccatcaccaacaagcgatgttgattagccacgctctctcctggtataactttgcaatccttacaagttatacgatcccctttcctcattagaagaaaatctatttgtgtttttgacgacccactcttgtaggtgatcacatgttcttctctcttcttaaagaaggtgttggctaaaaagagatcatatgccattgcaaaatccaagatagcttccccatcctcgtttctctccccaaaaccatggccaccatgaaaacctccatagttgcctgtctccctgcccacgtgtccatttaaatctcctcctataaataacttctccgtctgagcaattccttgcaccaagtctccaagatcttcccaaaatttctccttcgaactcgtatccaaccctacttgaggtgcgtacgcactaatcacattgataagttcttgtcctattacaatcttgattgccatgattctatctcctaccctcttgacatctacaacatcttgtaccaaggtcttgtccacgatgatgccaacaccgtttctcgttctatttgtgcccgaataccaaagtttaaaccctgagttttctagatcctttgccttactaccgacccacttagtttcttgtaggcacataatatttatccttctcctcataTTTCAAATAAGTGCCAAAtcaagtaacggaacaaaaggaTTCAAGAAACCAACTTAAGCAGAAAATTACAGCTTTTGTTATTAAGAAGCCTAGATAGGGAAAATCTTGTTTAACGCAGGAAAAATGTGCACCACCGTGATCACCTAATGTATAGATTTAGACAAATACCATATGCCATCTTTCTCGCGGATGTGATCAGAACCTGTTCCAAAACTCTCTTCCCCGCATATAGATAACTTCCCAGCATCCATAAGATTCCCAAAGAACTTCCAACCAGTGGGAACCTGAGCCCGAAAAAGGTACATTATATGTTACTAGAAGAGCATCTTGTAGAATTAAACAACTGCACCAAATACATTATGATTCTACGTTTTTTATCAATACAATAGTCAAGGAGAATGAAACCTCAAAGAAAGGAAGCTTCAATTTTTCAGCAACACGATCAAGTGCACCACTTGTTGGCATGGATCGAGCTAATCCCTAAATAATTAAAGGAAATAAACAGTCATTTCTTGTTGTTCTACAAGAAAACCTCACTGCAAGCAAATAACAGTGGAAATAAAGGTGCATAACCTTGGGGCCACTCCGGAAGTATGGAATAGCTTCTTGGGCATTGGCTGCAATAATTGCAACAGAGTCTGAAGGAGTAACGAAAAAGCCTCTACCAAGAATCATGTTCCTATCACCATCCCCTAatcaaaaatgaaatttttgtcATTCAACACAATGATACGTCCATTGCAACTTCTAAAGTGGCAGTTATAACGGAAATCTGTATAATGTATGACTTTGGCATTTCCATACTAAACCAAACAGCATGGCTCTTTAGTCATAAATCCATTCACACAAATTCTCTCTCCTTAGTCATCTAACATACCATCACTAGCAGCCCCAAAGTCAGGTCCATTTTCGCTATACAGAATGTTGACCAAATCCTTGGCATATCTATTTGACAACACAAGTCGAAATTAGCAGTGGCCTAGTATAGTAGTAAAGCAACATAACTTTAATTACTAAACTCTTACGTAAGATTAGGATCTGGATGGCCATGACCAAAATCCTCCAGAGGCACTCCATTTGAAATTGAATCCTATACGCAGCATGCCAAACATCTCTCATTAGGAATACAGACATTAGATAACATACAGAGTATAATCACTTTGAAGTTTTCCTATAGGCAGCACACCAGACTGGCTCCGAGCTTATCCACAAAGATGGGTTTCGCATAAGCACCAGTAACAGCATGCATTGCATCAAACATAAACCTGAAAAGTTCCAGTCATTAAGAAATATTTCAAAAATCATGATATTACCCTCTATGAGTTTGAAACTTTACACTGGAAGCATGGCATGAATGAATAGGAAGTGATTCCTAATTACTAACAAATTCCCGGTTCTAAACCTATATCCAGAGTGAAATAAACTAGCATACAGAAAGAGTCATTGCTAGACATCAGATTAACATACCTGAAGTCTAACTGTAGAAGACTTTTGATAAGTTGGAAATCAAATACGTTCTGCACAAAATCCCATAGAATTAGTTATCTTCAAACTGGATGAATTTTCATGTCAAAGTTCTTATGATGCATGATTTTTGTCCCCTACCTCCAACAATTCCAAATAGTCAGAAACCGGATCAACAACTTCAACACTGAATTTTCCATACTTTACAACTCCGAGAGTAGATAGGTCAACATCAGCAATATCTGCTATCTTTATTTCAGCGATCTGCATTGTACTTATATGATTCAAACTTAAATTCGAATATAGAAACGTACAGTAAGAAGTTAAGAACACATGAAATTCAATGCAATCTGAGTTTTGGAACTTATGCTTCAACGTTATATAACTGGAGGACAAAGCTTCTCCAACTGGAGATTGCTATTGTCAACTAGCTGTTTTTCAAAGtaattgttaattttgaatAGTAGAGCTTTAACTGTATTGAATCCAGAAGAAGACATGAAAGCAAGAAAAAACTAGCCACATTTGACAAGTACAAATAGAAGGATAGTAAATGTAGCAAATACGCATATGAAGCCAGCACTTACAGAAAGAGTGTTTCCGTAAATCATGTCTGTGATGGACTCGGGTGCAGGTTGGCCACTGTTGTAATTAAACTAGAAAGTGAACAAGAGTCAGATATCATGAAGTAGTGGATTTGGAGATATTGAAATTTATAAACACAAAACTGAAAGAAATTCAAGACAAAATAGTTGAAACACGGAAACTTCGAAGACTAGATCCTATCAG
Proteins encoded in this region:
- the LOC126629079 gene encoding uncharacterized protein LOC126629079, which encodes MSGPSDRRFDLNLVEEAAPPSPDNIWRPSFVSSTGPLTVGDSVMKNDMTAAVVARNLLTPKDNRLLSKRSDELAVKDSLALSVQCAGSVSNMAQRLFARTRQVESLAAEVMSLKQEIRGLKHENKQLHRLAHDYATNMKRKLDQMKETDGQVLLDHQRFVGLFQRHLLPSSSGAVPRNEAPNDQPLMPPPSRVLSSTEAPNDPPPVPSLSGALPTAETSPKQPL
- the LOC126629077 gene encoding phosphoglucomutase, chloroplastic-like, whose amino-acid sequence is MALSLRLHNLLSPTFRPKTLSPSSNATVSPPNPSLSLISSSPLPHLPLRTSHSLTIRAASSSSSSPTTVADPQGIKINLVPTKPIEGQKTGTSGLRKKVKVFQQENYLANWIQALFDSLPPEDYKNGLLVLGGDGRYFNREAAQIIIKIAAGNGVGKILVGKEGILSTPAVSAVIRKRQANGGFIMSASHNPGGPDYDWGIKFNYNSGQPAPESITDMIYGNTLSIAEIKIADIADVDLSTLGVVKYGKFSVEVVDPVSDYLELLENVFDFQLIKSLLQLDFRFMFDAMHAVTGAYAKPIFVDKLGASLDSISNGVPLEDFGHGHPDPNLTYAKDLVNILYSENGPDFGAASDGDGDRNMILGRGFFVTPSDSVAIIAANAQEAIPYFRSGPKGLARSMPTSGALDRVAEKLKLPFFEVPTGWKFFGNLMDAGKLSICGEESFGTGSDHIREKDGIWAVLAWLSIIAYRNKDKKPGEKLVSVADVVKKHWATYGRNFFSRYDYEECESAGANKMIDYLRELISSSKTGDKYGNYILQFADDFTYTDPVDGSVASKQGVRFVFTDGSRIIYRLSGTGSAGATVRIYIEQYEPDASKHDVDAQTALKPLIDLALSVSKLKEFTGREKPTVIT